Proteins encoded within one genomic window of Paramisgurnus dabryanus chromosome 11, PD_genome_1.1, whole genome shotgun sequence:
- the ogg1 gene encoding N-glycosylase/DNA lyase isoform X2, with protein sequence MSQHALLSAGCKAWRSLSCPKSELWLNLTLGCGQTFRWRETADGHWTGVMQGKVWTLTQTENTLWYYVYGYQINAEEDNGVKCKIKEEKSSKVMINMNQVEGDLCTVMSELDNKDEERLREYFQLDVKLGDLYRDWSTLDPHFKQIANVFTGVRMLRQDPVECLFAFICSSNNHISRIQGMIDRLCQTLGTSLCTLDGVAYHDFPSLQVLADDSVEKRLRDLGFGYRARFLQQSAQIIVNSRGPDWLKSLRSAPYIQARDALRALPGVGLKVADCVCLMSLDKSEAVPVDTHVWQISRRDYNCDAGDFFRNLWGPYAGWAHSILFCADLKRFQKLKEDIPVLKDEKTEPNKMKVKRDDGDEEKQKKRKNSKKRQRI encoded by the exons AtgtcccagcatgctttgctcTCAGCTGGATGTAAAGCTTGGAGGTCACTTTCATGCCCAAAATCAGAGCTCTGGCTGAACCTCACACTGGGATGTGGACAGACCTTCCG GTGGCGTGAGACTGCAGATGGACACTGGACTGGAGTAATGCAGGGAAAAGTCTGGACACTGACTCAAACAGAGAACACATTATGGTACTATGTTTATGGTTATCAGATAAATGCCGAAGAAGACAATGGAGTTAAGTGTAAGATTAAAGAAGAGAAGAGCTCAAAAGTCATGATTAACATGAATCAGGTAGAGGGAGACTTATGTACAGTGATGTCAGAACTGGACAACAAAGATGAGGAACGTCTGAGGGAATATTTCCAACTGGATGTTAAATTAGGAGACCTTTACAGAGACTGGAGCACACTGGACCCACACTTTAAACAAATAGCCAATGTCTTCACAG GAGTGCGTATGTTGCGTCAAGACCCCGTGGAGTGCCTATTCGCATTCATTTGTAGCTCTAATAATCACATCTCACGGATTCAGGGCATGATTGACCGACTGTGTCAGACACTCGGGACGTCCCTCTGCACACTCGATGGTGTGGCCTACCATGATTTTCCCTCTTTGCAAGTTCTTGCAG ATGACAGCGTGGAGAAGCGTTTGCGTGATTTAGGTTTTGGTTACCGTGCCCGATTCCTGCAACAGAGCGCTCAGATTATTGTGAACTCTCGTGGTCCAGACTGGCTCAAGTCACTCCGCAGCGCCCCCTACATACAAGCCAGAGATGCACTTAGAGCACTTCCTGGAGTTGGTCTAAAA GTGGCCGACTGTGTGTGTCTGATGTCATTGGACAAATCTGAGGCTGTTCCTGTGGACACACATGTGTGGCAGATCTCCAGACGTGACTACAACTGTGATGCTG GTGATTTCTTTCGAAATCTCTGGGGTCCTTATGCTGGCTGGGCTCACTCT ATACTTTTTTGTGCTGATTTAAAAAGATTTCAGAAGCTAAAGGAAGATATTCCTGTACTGAAAGATGAGAAAACAGAGCCAAATAAGATGAAAGTAAAAAGAGATGACGGAGATgaagaaaaacagaaaaagaggAAAAACAGCAAGAAGCGTCAGAGGATATAA
- the ogg1 gene encoding N-glycosylase/DNA lyase isoform X1: protein MSQHALLSAGCKAWRSLSCPKSELWLNLTLGCGQTFRWRETADGHWTGVMQGKVWTLTQTENTLWYYVYGYQINAEEDNGVKCKIKEEKSSKVMINMNQVEGDLCTVMSELDNKDEERLREYFQLDVKLGDLYRDWSTLDPHFKQIANVFTGVRMLRQDPVECLFAFICSSNNHISRIQGMIDRLCQTLGTSLCTLDGVAYHDFPSLQVLADDSVEKRLRDLGFGYRARFLQQSAQIIVNSRGPDWLKSLRSAPYIQARDALRALPGVGLKVADCVCLMSLDKSEAVPVDTHVWQISRRDYNCDAGSTQKTLTDKVYKDICDFFRNLWGPYAGWAHSILFCADLKRFQKLKEDIPVLKDEKTEPNKMKVKRDDGDEEKQKKRKNSKKRQRI from the exons AtgtcccagcatgctttgctcTCAGCTGGATGTAAAGCTTGGAGGTCACTTTCATGCCCAAAATCAGAGCTCTGGCTGAACCTCACACTGGGATGTGGACAGACCTTCCG GTGGCGTGAGACTGCAGATGGACACTGGACTGGAGTAATGCAGGGAAAAGTCTGGACACTGACTCAAACAGAGAACACATTATGGTACTATGTTTATGGTTATCAGATAAATGCCGAAGAAGACAATGGAGTTAAGTGTAAGATTAAAGAAGAGAAGAGCTCAAAAGTCATGATTAACATGAATCAGGTAGAGGGAGACTTATGTACAGTGATGTCAGAACTGGACAACAAAGATGAGGAACGTCTGAGGGAATATTTCCAACTGGATGTTAAATTAGGAGACCTTTACAGAGACTGGAGCACACTGGACCCACACTTTAAACAAATAGCCAATGTCTTCACAG GAGTGCGTATGTTGCGTCAAGACCCCGTGGAGTGCCTATTCGCATTCATTTGTAGCTCTAATAATCACATCTCACGGATTCAGGGCATGATTGACCGACTGTGTCAGACACTCGGGACGTCCCTCTGCACACTCGATGGTGTGGCCTACCATGATTTTCCCTCTTTGCAAGTTCTTGCAG ATGACAGCGTGGAGAAGCGTTTGCGTGATTTAGGTTTTGGTTACCGTGCCCGATTCCTGCAACAGAGCGCTCAGATTATTGTGAACTCTCGTGGTCCAGACTGGCTCAAGTCACTCCGCAGCGCCCCCTACATACAAGCCAGAGATGCACTTAGAGCACTTCCTGGAGTTGGTCTAAAA GTGGCCGACTGTGTGTGTCTGATGTCATTGGACAAATCTGAGGCTGTTCCTGTGGACACACATGTGTGGCAGATCTCCAGACGTGACTACAACTGTGATGCTGGTAGTACGCAAAAAACCCTGACTGACAAAGTCTACAAAGACATTT GTGATTTCTTTCGAAATCTCTGGGGTCCTTATGCTGGCTGGGCTCACTCT ATACTTTTTTGTGCTGATTTAAAAAGATTTCAGAAGCTAAAGGAAGATATTCCTGTACTGAAAGATGAGAAAACAGAGCCAAATAAGATGAAAGTAAAAAGAGATGACGGAGATgaagaaaaacagaaaaagaggAAAAACAGCAAGAAGCGTCAGAGGATATAA
- the qars1 gene encoding glutamine--tRNA ligase — translation MADVVSLFMSIGLSEQKAKETLKNEALSSTLKKAIEQAAGLLGSSSMDKSTGTLLYSMVTRLKDLNRLSLLTEYIIKQKITTDLQLSAALDFVKSHPQDPVNFHEFETFCGVGVVVTPEQIEDAVELIIRKHKDQLLIERYRFNMGILMGEARSALKWADGKIVKHEVDMQVLHLLGAKTEADLEKKSKTAKPKATEKELKLKQDSAVNGDGNTEGKSLMEQLRGEALKFHKPGENYKTEGYVVTPNTMNLLKQHLEITGGQIRTRFPPEPNGILHIGHAKAINFNFGYAKANNGICFLRYDDTNPEKEEEKYFTAIKDMVEWLGYTPYDITHASDHFQRLYDLAVDLIRRGHAYVCHQRGEELKGHNVPPSPWRDRPIEESLVLFDRMRKGMYAEGEVTLRMKLVMEDGKMDPVAYRIKYTPHHRTGDTWCIYPTYDYTHCLCDSIEHITHSLCTKEFQARRSSYFWLCNALDLYCPVQWEYGRLNLTYTVVSKRKIIKLVETGVVRDWDDPRLFTLTALRRRGFPPQAINNFCARVGVTVSQTTTEPHLLEACGREVLNDIAPRVMAVLEPLKVTITNLPANAQKKLQVPDFPANESKGSHMISFSKTIYIEQTDFREVMEKGYKRLTPDQPVGLRHAGYVISVQRVIKDDCGKVCELEVTCASSDSVDKPKAFIHWVSEPLVCEVRLYERLFLHKNPEDPAEVPAGFLSDINPDSLTVIESALVDQSVSTAKVFDKFQFERVGYFSVDPDSTAEKLIFNRTVTLKEDPGKI, via the exons ATGGCGGACGTGGTGTCTCTCTTCATGTCAATTGGTCTTAGTGAACAGAAAGCAAAGGAAACGCTCAAAAATGAAGCACTCTCTTCGACTCTCAAGAAAGCCATTGAACAG GCTGCAGGGCTGCTGGGATCCTCTAGCATGGATAAGTCTACAGGCACTCTACTGTACAGTATGGTGACTCGACTCAAAGACCTGAATCGACTGTCTTTGCTCACAGAATACATcatcaaacaaaaaataaccacTGATCTGCAGCTTTCAG CGGCACTGGACTTTGTCAAGAGCCATCCTCAAGACCCTGTAAACTTTCATGAGTTTGAGACTTTCTGTGGGGTTGGTGTGGTGGTAACTCCTGAGCAGATTGAGGATGCG GTGGAGTTGATTATCCGGAAACACAAGGATCAGCTGTTGATAGAAAGATATCGCTTCAACATGGGCATACTCATGG GAGAGGCCAGAAGTGCCCTTAAATGGGCTGATGGGAAGATTGTAAAACATGAAGTGGATATGCAG GTGTTGCATCTTCTGGGTGCAAAGACTGAGGCAGATTTGGAGAAAAAGTCCAAG ACAGCCAAacccaaagcgactgagaaggAATTGAAGCTCAAGCAGGATTCTGCTGTAAACG GCGATGGGAACACTGAGGGGAAATCCTTAATGGAGCAGCTGAGAGGAGAAGCTCTTAAGTTTCACAAGCCAG GGGAGAATTATAAGACTGAGGGCTATGTTGTGACACCTAACACTATGAATTTGCTGAAGCAGCACTTGGAAATCACTGGTGGACAG ATTCGCACACGTTTTCCTCCTGAGCCCAATGGGATTCTTCACATTGGTCATGCCAAAGCAATTAACTTCAACTTCGGTTATGCCAAG GCCAATAACGGCATTTGCTTCCTGCGGTATGACGACACAAACCCAGAGAAAGAGGAAGAGAAATACTTCACTGCCATCAAAGACATGGTGGAGTGGCTTG GGTACACACCATATGACATCACGCATGCGTCTGATCACTTCCAGCGCCTCTATGATCTTGCAGTCGATCTTATTCGCAG GGGTCACGCGTACGTGTGCCACCAGCGTGGAGAGGAACTGAAGGGTCATAACGTCCCTCCATCACCCTGGAGAGATCGGCCCATAGAAGAGTCTCTGGTCCTGTTTGACAGGATGAGGAAGGGTATGTATGCAGAGGGAGAAGTCACTCTCAGGATGAAACTGGTCATGGAAGATGGAAAAATGGACCCGGTGGCATACCGAATCAAATACACGCCACACCACAGGACAGGAGATACTTG GTGCATATACCCCACGTATGACTACACACACTGTCTGTGTGACTCTATTGAACATATCACAcactctctctgcactaaagaGTTTCAGGCCAG GCGGTCGTCGTATTTTTGGCTGTGCAATGCTCTTGATTTGTACTGCCCTGTGCAGTGGGAATATGGCCGACTTAACCTCACCTACACTGTCGTCTCTAAAAGGAAGATCATTAAACTGGTTGAAACAGGGGTTGTTAG GGATTGGGATGACCCACGTCTCTTCACCCTCACAGCTCTCCGAAGGCGTGGCTTCCCTCCGCAAGCCATCAATAATTTCTGTGCCCGG GTAGGTGTAACTGTTTCACAAACCACCACAGAGCCACATTTGCTGGAGGCGTGTGGTAGGGAGGTGCTTAATGACATTGCTCCTCGCGTTATGGCTGTGCTCGAGCCCCTAAAAGTGACCATCACCAATCTTCCTGCCAATGCACAG AAAAAGCTTCAGGTTCCagatttccctgccaatgagtCCAAAGGCAGTCATATGATTTCTTTCTCAAAGACCATCTATATTGAGCAAACTGACTTCAGGGAG GTGATGGAGAAGGGCTATAAGCGTTTAACACCAGATCAGCCGGTGGGCTTGAGACATGCAGGTTATGTAATTTCTGTGCAGCGTGTCATAAAG GATGACTGTGGTAAAGTATGTGAGTTGGAGGTGACATGTGCCAGCTCAGATTCCGTGGACAAACCCAAAGCATTTATTCACTGGGTGAGCGAACCACTGGTGTGTGAAGTGCGCCTATACGAACGCCT CTTCCTCCATAAAAACCCAGAGGACCCAGCAGAGGTCCCTGCGGGATTCCTGAGTGACATTAACCCT GATTCCTTAACAGTAATTGAAAGTGCCTTAGTGGACCAATCCGTGAGCACAGCCAAAGTGTTTGATAAGTTTCAGTTTGAAAGAGTGGGTTATTTCTCTGTGGATCCTGATAGCACTGCTGAAAAG CTGATTTTCAACAGGACTGTTACACTCAAGGAGGATCCAGGAAAGATATGA